Within the Serratia sp. UGAL515B_01 genome, the region CACGAGAACGATAGTCAAACCAGGAGAATTGGTCATTGCGATCTGGATTGGCATGGCGGTAGGTATCAACCAAGCCCCAATCTAGAAGGCGGTTCATCCATTCACGCTCTTCTGGAAGGAAGGAGCATTTACCTGTTCGCAGCCATCTTTTGCGACTATCTTCACCAATGCCGATATCAAAATCGCTAGGGCTGATGTTCATGTCACCCATAATCAATACAGGGGAATCTGCAGAAAGTTGTTGTTCTAGATAATCTTGCAGATCTTGATAGAAGCGGTTTTTAGCTGGGAATTTGGTGGGATGATCGCGACTTTCCCCTTGGGGAAAATAGCCATTAATGACGGTTAGTGTTCCCTGTGGCGTTGCCAAATCGGCCATAATAATACGGCGTTGTGCGTCTTCCTCGTCGGTTGGGAAACCACGGCGAACAGCAATAGGCTCAGCTTTGGTCAATAATGCAACACCGTAGTGACCTTTCTGCCCATGATAAAACACGTGATAGCCGTGCTTACTGACCTCCGCAAGCGGAAACATATCATCATGAACTTTTGTTTCCTGTAGGCCGATGACATCGGGTTGATGTTGTTCAATAATCGCGGTCAATTGATGCGGACGCGCACGCAGTCCATTGATATTAAAAGAGACAAACTTCATGTGGCAGCCGTTTTTAGCAGAAAATCGTGTTCAGATAGTAGCAGAGTTCAACCAGGAATGTAACGCAGGCCAGCGGCCTTATGCCGCTGGTTGGGGGGTTATTTTGCCCAGCGATCATAATGTTTAGGCTGATAATCGTCGAACTGTTGTATTAAAGCTAATGGCGAATCATTGATATGCAAAGTGTTGAGGTAATCGTGACGCATAAAACCTTGATCTGCCACCTGTTTCAGGAAGTGTATCAATGGGCGGTAATAACCATTTACGTCTAGTAAGCCAACCGGTTTGTTGTGGTAACCGATCTGTCCCCATGTCCAGACCTCAAACAGTTCTTCTAAGGTGCCAATTCCCCCTGGCAACGCAATAAACCCATCAGCCAGTTCTGCCATCCGCGCTTTGCGAGTATGCATATCTGAGACAACTTCTAATTCTGTCAAACCACGATGTGCTGTTTCTGCTTCAACCAAGCGCTGAGGAATAACGCCTATGGCCTCACCCCCCGCCTCGAGTACGGCATTTGCGACAGTACCCATTAATCCTTTCTTACCGCCACCATAGACCAAACGCCGTCCTTGAGCAGCAATAGAGTGCCCTAGTTGGCGTGCATTCTCGACATAAGCTGGGTCATTACCTTCGCTGGCGCCACAGAAGACGCAAATGTTCTTATGCATTCACTTTTCCTTTACTTTATCAACGTAGTCAGTGGTATAGCGAATTGTTAGTCGGAGTTCAATAGATTAGAGAGAGAGATAACTTTGCAGGCGCTTGTGACGAAAAGTTAGATGGTGGTGGGGGAAGGATTCGAACCTTCGAAGTCTGTGACGGCAGATTTACAGTCTGCTCCCTTTGGCCGCTCGGGAACCCCACCATGATTATAACTTTTGCTGTTAGTAGGTTATCTTTGTATAACCTTCTGTGAATGAGTTTGATGTGCGTGATTTCACTGAACTTACCTTGTTATCAAGGTTTTACTTGGTTAAATTATGCGCTTATTTACTCTTCACCTTTAAGAAATTTTCTTTCTC harbors:
- a CDS encoding TIGR00730 family Rossman fold protein encodes the protein MHKNICVFCGASEGNDPAYVENARQLGHSIAAQGRRLVYGGGKKGLMGTVANAVLEAGGEAIGVIPQRLVEAETAHRGLTELEVVSDMHTRKARMAELADGFIALPGGIGTLEELFEVWTWGQIGYHNKPVGLLDVNGYYRPLIHFLKQVADQGFMRHDYLNTLHINDSPLALIQQFDDYQPKHYDRWAK
- the xthA gene encoding exodeoxyribonuclease III; amino-acid sequence: MKFVSFNINGLRARPHQLTAIIEQHQPDVIGLQETKVHDDMFPLAEVSKHGYHVFYHGQKGHYGVALLTKAEPIAVRRGFPTDEEDAQRRIIMADLATPQGTLTVINGYFPQGESRDHPTKFPAKNRFYQDLQDYLEQQLSADSPVLIMGDMNISPSDFDIGIGEDSRKRWLRTGKCSFLPEEREWMNRLLDWGLVDTYRHANPDRNDQFSWFDYRSRGFDENRGLRIDLLLASTPLAERCTATGIDYQIRGMEKPSDHAPVWAEFAL